In the Pseudonocardia sediminis genome, TCCGAGGGTGACGAGCGGTGGACCGCGGAAGGAGCGGGATCGACCGGCAGGGCAGCGGGCGCGCTCACGACGCGGATCCCGTCGCCACGGTCCCGGCACGCTCGGCACCGTCGCCGGTCACCCGGTCCTCGGAGGCCCCGTCCCCGGCAGGCTCGCCGGTGATCCGAGCGGTCCCGGAGCCGCTCCCGTCGTCGAGGACGGAGTCGGGATCGCCAGCGGGGTCGCCGTCGGGGTCGCCATCGGGGTCGAGAGCCGCGGCCCGGGCGGCGGCCACGCGGTTCGCGTACCGCCCGCCCACCGCGAGAAGCAGCAGACCGGCGCCGATGAACGCCGCGACCCGACCGAGACCGTCGAGGGCCGGCAGGTCGAACAGGACCAGCTTGCCGAGAGCGGCGGCGATGAGCACGAAGCCGGCCCCGCCCGCCGACGGCCGGGCCACACCCCGGGCGAGCACGACCAGCCCCAGCACCGTGATCCCCACCGTGACCAGGACGTGCCCGGTCAGGAACCCGGCCGCGCCGGGCAGCACGAGCTGCGTCCCGGCGACGACCAGCCACGACGCCCCGTAGAGCCCGACGACCGCCGCGGGCAGCCACGCCGCCACCGGACGGCCGTCCGCGCCGACGAGTCCCGCCCGGCGCACCGCGACGAGCGCCCCGGCCGCGACCAGGACCAGCAGCGCGGCCCCGGCCGGAGCCGCACCGAGCCCGCCGGAGAGCGCGGCGGAGGGAAGGGGGCCGGCCAGTGCGGACGGGTCGGCCAGCGTCGCGAGGCACAGCAGGACCCCGGGCACCGCGAAGGCCGTCCCGGCCGTCAGGACGGTGCGCATCCGCAGCACGCCCGCGACCGTCACCAGCGCCAGGGCCTCGACGAGCAGGGCCAGGGTGAGCGACCCGCCGTCGAGCAGAAGCGCCGTCGCCGTCATCACCAGCACCGCCGCGGCGGCCGCTGCGGCGAGTCGGATCCCCCGGTAGAGCACCCGCGCGGCGGCCAGGGCGAGCCCGGCCGCACCGGCGACCGCGGCTCCGGGCGTCCCGCCGAGGACGGCCGCGGAGACGAGCAGCGGCAGCGGCGCCAGGAGCAGGGTCAGGACGGGCGGCGCGGGCGGAGGACGCAGCGCCGCGAGCGCGGCGACGGCCGTTCCGAGAGCCAATGCCACCGCCGCCACCGCGACGACCGCCACGTCGTCGGCCGGGTTCGACGAGATCAGCGCGACGACGGCCGCGAGCAGGCCGTGCACGGCCGTGGACAGGGCGGCGACCGGGTTCAGCACCGCCCACTCCTCCCGGTCGGTCCGGCGCAGCGCCGTGACGCCGACGGCCGCCTGCAGCACCAGCGCGAGGCCCAGTCCGAGTGCGCCCGGACCGTCCCCGACGACCGGCAACGCGATCTCGGCGGCGACCAGCACCCCGAGCGCGAGCGGCAGGCTCCGCCACCTCCCGGCGAGCGCGATCCCGCCCGCGGCCGCCAGCAGGCAGCCGGCGAGCCCGGCCGTCACCGGCAGCAGTGCGTAGAGCGCGGTCGCCGCGGCCAGGCTGCAGAACAGCGCCAGGACCCCGGTCCCGGCCAGCGCGGCCGACGCCGTTCCCAGAGCCGACCGGCGGGCCACCCGGGTGCCGGCGCCCACCAGCGCCGCCCCGAGCACCACCCCGCAGGCCACCCGGACGAGCGGGGAGAGCCAGCCCGCCGTCGCCGCGAGGGCCAGCAGCATCACCACGCCGCCGACCGTCACGACCGCCCCGGCCCAGACCGGAAGCCGGGACCAGTCCGAGATCAGGGGAGGACGGGTGCCGGACAGCGCGGTCCGGACCGGGCCGGTCATCGGCTCCGAGCGGGCCACCAGCCCGCCCAGGACGCTCGGGTCCGGGACCGTCCGCGGCTGCGGGAGCCCCGAGACGGCGCGCCGGTAGACCCGGCGGTGACCGGGCTCACGCAGACCGGTCACGGTCTCGAGCGCCGCGATCCGGTCGTCGAGATCGGAGATCCGGGCACGGAGCCCGGTGATCACGTCGGGGTCATCGGTGCAGGTCGTCATGGGGGGAGTGTCGCCACGACCGGCCCAGTAGCGGATGCGTAGGACTACGGCACGGAACGGACGAGCGTGATCGAACCGAGATGAATCACCGGAGCGGAGCAACCCCCGTGGGGCCCGGGCGTCTCTACGTATGGGTCCGCACAAGACTTCGACACGAAAACCGCAACCAGACCGTGACTCCGTCGTTGGATCATCAGAGCGGACCTGTATGGAGGAAGTGTGAGCGCTGTAACGCCCGCCCGCCCGGCCGTCACGCCTGACTCGAACGCGCCTGTGCGTCCGAGTCAGCCGACCGGCACCGGTGTGGCACAGACGCCCTTCCCGGGCACGTCCGCACATCGGACGACCCCCTTGACGGAGGCGGAGGCCCCCGAGGGCTTCCGTCGCCCCCGGCCGCGCCCGGCACCCCGGCGCACCCCGAACCCCGCCGTCTCGGTGATCGTGCCGACGCGCAACGAGGCTCGGAACCTGGAGATCGTGCTCCCCGCGATCGCCGCGGTCCGCCCCGCGGTGCACGAGGTGATCGTGGTGGACGGCAACTCCACCGACAACACCGTCGCCGCCGCGCGTCGCACCCTGCCGTGGGCCCGGGTCATCACCCAGACCCGCAAGGGCAAGGGCAACGCCATGGCCTGCGGGTTCACCGCGGCCACCGGTGACGTCATCGTCATGTTCGACGCCGACGGCTCGGCCGACCCGGGCGAGATCCCGGCGTTCGTGTCCGCGCTGGTCGCCGGCGCCGACTTCGCCAAGGGCAGCCGGTTCCGCAAGGGCGGCGGCAGCGACGACATCACGCTGTTGCGCAAGACCGGCAACGCCGGTCTCAACGGGGTCGCGAACCGCCTCTTCGGCACCGCCTACACCGACCTCTGCTACGGGTACAACGCCTTCTGGGCCGACCTCGTCCCGCAGCTGGAGCTCCCGGACCCGGCGATCCCGCAGCCCGAGGACGGCTCGATGATCTGGGGCGACGGGTTCGAGATCGAGACGGTGCTCAACTGCCGTGTCGCCGCCGCCGGCCTGAAGATCACCGAGGTGCCGTCGGTCGAGCGCGAGCGCATGTTCGGCGAGACCAACCTGCGGACCTTCGCGGACGGCACCCGCGTGCTGCGTACGCTGGCCGCAGAGCACCGGCGTGCCGAGCGCCGTCGTAAGGGCTCCGGCTACGCGCGCTAGCGATCGGCCCTGCCGGTCGCGGGCTCCCGGGGCCGGAGACATCCGTGCACCGAGGAGTGAGTAGTCCGTGAACGCTGTGCCCCCCGGCGTCCGAGGCCCGAACGGTTCCGCGGGAGACCGCGGGACCACGCTCACGTCGAGCGTCGTGGTCTGCGTCTACACCGAGAAGCGGTGGGACGACATCGTCGACGCCGTGAGGTCGGTGGCCGCGCAGGACGTGGCGGCCACCGAGACGATCGTCGTCGTCGACCACAACGACGCGCTGCTCGTCCGGGCCGGCCACGAGTTCGCGCCGCACGGGGTCCGGGTGATCCCGAACCGCTTCAAGCAGGGCCTGTCCGGGGCCCGCAACACCGCCGTCGCCGAGGCGACCGGTGAGATCGTCGTCTTTCTCGACGACGACGCGTCGGCCCGCCCCGGCTGGCTGCGCGCCCTGCTCGCGCCCTACGCCGACCCGTCGGTGATCGGGGTCGGCGGTGTGGCGCACCCGCGCTGGCCCACCCGGCGTCCCTCGACGCTGCCGGGTGCCGCGCCGCGTGACCCGAACGCCACCGGCGAGCTGGACTGGGTGGTCGGCTGCACCTACACCGGTCAGCCCACCGAGCGGTCCGAGGTCCGCAACCTGATGGGCTGCAACATGTCCCTGCGCGCCGAGGTGTTCAAGCGCGTCGGCGGCTTCGCCGAGGACATGGGCCGGATCGGGAAGAACCCGCTGGGCTGCGAGGAGACCGAGCTCTGCATCCGCGCCCGGCAGGCCTACACCGCCGACGGCCGCACCCCGAAGATCATCTTCGAGCCGCGCGCCGCGGTCGACCACCGGGTCAGCGAGGACCGCGTCGAGTGGGCCTACCTGCTGCGCCGCGGTTGGGCCGAGGGCCTGTCCAAGGCCGCCGTGTCCAAGGTCGTCGGCACCGGGGACTCGCTGTCCACCGAGAGCAGCTACACGCTCAAGGTCCTCCCCGGCGGCGTCGTGCGCGAGCTGCGGGACAAGAACCCGGCCTCGGCCGCCGCGATCGCGGCCTGCTTCGCCGTCACCGCGGCCGGCTACGTCCGGGGACGCCTGCCCGGCGCCACCGCCCACGTGCGGCTCCCGGCCGCCGGCAGCCCGCGCAGCGGTGCCTGAGACGTCCAGCCCCGCGGTGCCCGAGACGGCCGGTCGTCCCGACGACCGGCGGGACCCGCGCGAGCCGGGCTCCCGGATCCGCAGCTTCGTCCACCAGCGCAACCGCCTGACCGAGGGTCAGCAGAACGCCTGGGACCGCTGGTGGCCCGGCCTCGGCCGGGACGTCGACGACGTCGTCGCGGGTGCCGTCGACAGCGGCACGCCGTGGGACCCGCACGCCTGGTTCGGCCGCGACGCCCCCGTCCTGCTGGAGATCGGCTCCGGGATGGGCGAGACGACCGCGGCGCTGGCCGTCGCCGAGCCGGAGATCGACCACGTCGCCGTCGAGGTGTTCGAACCCGGTCTGGCGCAACTGCTCATGCGCGTCACCGACGCGGAGCTGAGCAACCAGAGACTGCTCCGCGGGGACGCCGTGGACCTTCTCGAGCACGCCGTCGCGCCGGCGTCGCTCGACGGCATCCGGGTGTATTTCCCGGACCCGTGGCCCAAGCGGCGTCACCACAAGCGCCGGCTCGTTCAGCCCGCGTTCGCGGCCCTGGCCGCGTCCCGGATCCGGCCCGGCGGGACCCTGCACCTGGCCACCGACTGGTCCGACTACGCCGAGGGCATGCGTGCCGTCTGCGCAGCTCAGCCCGCTCTCGAGCTCCGCGACGAGAGCGCGCCGGGCAGTGGCTGGTCGCGCCGTCCGGACTGGCGTCCGATGACCAAGTTCGAGGCCCGCGCCGTGGAGGAGGGCCGCCCCGTCCGCGATCTGCTGTACACGATCGTGCAGCTCAGGGCCACCGGTGACTTACGGAGCGTGACCGGGTAAGAAGTACTCTGGCCCGCCTCGGACCCCCGCCGAGTGACCCCGAAGGACACATCTGTGACGACGGTGGAGAACGCACCGCCCAGCACCGTGGACGGCCAGGTGACTCTCACGTCCCGGCCGACGCGGTGCCCGGTCGTGAACCCCGCACGCCCGAGTCCCGGACCACGGCGTCCGGTGATGCCGGCGCGCTCGCAGCCCGCGGCGGCCCCGCCCCAGGAGCAGCAGCCGGCACCGGCCGAGGTCGAGCCGGGTGCGGTGGACCCCGCCCGGGCCGAGGAGTTCCTGCACCAGGTCTACGCCGAGACGACCCCGGCGATCCCGTTCCCGGCGCGGCTCCGCCAGGTGCGCACCGAGATCGAGCGCACCGGGATCTACAGCCACACCACCCACGAGCTGACGTTCGGGGCGCGGGTGGCGTGGCGGAACTCCGCGCGCTGCATCGGGCGGCTGTACTGGAAGTCGCTGCAGGTCCGCGACCTGCGCCACCTGCACGACCCGGCCGACGTCGCGCAGGAGAGCGTCGGGCACCTGCGCGCGGCCACCCGGGACGGGCGGATCCGCTCGACGATCACCGTCTTCGCCCCGGACGGCCCGGGCCGCCCCGGCCCGCGGATCCACAACGACCAGCTGATCCGCTACGCCGGCCACACGAACGACGACGGCACCGTCACCGGTGACCCGGGCCAGGTCGCGTTCACCGACCACGTCGTCTCCCTGGGCTGGCCCCGGCCGGAGCCGCGCGGACGGTTCGACGTGCTCCCGCTGCTGGTCACCGGCGGCGACGGCCGGTCGCGCCTGTTCGACGTCCCGCCGGACGCCGTGCAGGAGGTCCCGCTGAGCCACCCGGACCTCGACTGGTTCGCCGGCATGGGTCTGAAGTGGCACGCGGTGCCCGCGATCAGCAACATGCCGCTGGAGATCGGCGGCGTCGTCTACCCGGCCGCGCCGTTCAACGGCTGGTACCTCGACACCGAGATCGGCGCCCGCAACCTCGCCGACCGCGACCGCTACGACCTGCTCCCGGAGATCGCGGAGCGGATGGGCCTCGACACCCGCTCGGTGCGCACGATGTGGCGCGACCGCGCGGCGATCGAGCTGGTCCGGGCCGTCACGCACTCCTACGACGAGGCCGGCGTGACGATGGCCGACCACCACACCGAGTCCGAGCGCTTCCTGACCCACGTGGCGCGGGAGAACGAGGCCGGTCGCAAGTGCCCGGCGGACTGGAGCTGGATCGTCCCGCCGGTCTCCGGCGGGCTGACCCCGGTCTTCCACCGCTACTACGACGAGCCGGACGACGACCTGCGCCCGGCGTTCCTGCCGCCGCACGGCATCTGAGCGCCGCGGCGCACGCCGTCCCCTCGGGCGGCTCAGACGCGGGGCGGGGCGGCCAGGCCCGGGACCTGACGGGTGCGGCCGCGGAACTCCGCGACGACCGTCCCGTCGGCGGTGCGCACGGTGACGTCGTAGAGCCCGGAGCGCCCGGCCAGCGCGCGCTCGGTCGCGGTCGCGGTGAGCTCGTCACCGAGCGAGCCGGGGCGCAGGAACGCGATGTCCGCGCCGGAGGCGACGGTCGAGGTGCCGTAGCTGTTGCAGGCGTGCGCCATCGCCGTGTCGGCCAGCAGGAACAGCACCCCGCCGTGGCAGACGCCGTGCCCGTTGACCTGGTGCTCGGCGACGGTCAGGGTCGCCGTCGCGTGGCCGGGCCCGATCGCGGCGACGGCGATCCCGGCCGAGCGTGCCGCCGCGTCCGCGGCCACCATCGCGGCCGAGGACTCCTCGGCCACCTGCTGCGCATCCGTCGTGCTCATGGGCGTCAGTCTCGCCGACGCCCACCGCGGGGCGGGCACCGCAGGTACGGCGATAAGGTCGGGGCATGACGAGCGGGGCGCCCATGGTCGGCACGGACACCCGTGCGGGTGGCTCCGCCACCGGCACCCAGCCCGGGCCGCCGCCGCGCGTCCTGCTGGTCTGGGACGCCCCCAACATGGACATGAGCCTCGGCTCGCTCCTCGGCGCCCGCCCGACGTCGGCCTACCGGCCGCGCTTCGACGCCGTCGGCCGCTGGCTGCTCGACCTGGCCGGCCCCGATGCCGAGGCCGAGGCGTGCGTGTTCACCAACGTCGCCCCGGGCAGCGTCGAGACCGTCCGGCCGTGGGTGGAGGCGCTGCGCAACGTCGGCTTCGCCGTGTTCGCCAAGCCGAAGACCCACGACGACTCCGACGTCGACGACGACATGCTCGCCCACATCGGGCTGCGCGCGTCCGAGGGCCGGCTGCGGCACCTGGTCGTCGCCTCCGGTGACGGGCGGGCGTTCCGGGAGCCGCTGGAGAAGCTCAACGACGACGGCACCGACGTCACGGTGATCGGTTTCCGGGAGTACGCCGGGTTCGCGCAGGCCTCCGAGGTCATCTCGTTCCTCGATCTCGAGGACATCGACGGCGTGTTCCGCGAGCCGCTGCCGCGGGTCACCCTGGACGCCCTGCCCGACGAGGGTGCCTGGCTGCCGCCGTTTCGCTCGCTGCGGTCGTTGCTGGACCGCCGGTGAGCACACCGGTGCCCCCGGCCGTGGCACCCACCGTCCAGCGCCTGACCGCCCCGGTCGCGCTGAGCTGCGCGCCGGGTTTCCCGATCGTGCGCGACGCGGTGCTCGACGTCGACACGACCGGCCGGATCGCGTTCTTCGGCCGCGCCGTCGACGCCCCGCCCTCCGACGCGACCGTGCGGCCGCTGCCCGGCCTGCTGATGCCCGGCATGGTCAACACCCACTGCCACACCCCGATGTCGGTGCTGCGCGGGATGGGTGGCGACCTGCCGCTGATGCCGTGGCTGACCGGCGTGATGTGGCCGGCCGAGGCGCTGCTGACCGAACAGGACGCGTACGCCGGGATGCTGGCCGGCTGCCTGGACCTGCTGCGCACCGGCTGCACCACCAGCGTCGAGATGTACTTCTTCACCGACGCGATCGCCGACGCGGTGCGTGCCGCGGGGTCCCGCGCCGTGCTCACCCCGGGGATCATCGCCGCGCCCGGCTGGGACCGTCTGGGCACCTGGGAGCAGATGCGCGACGACGTCTCGGCCCGGATCGACGCCCACGGCCTCGTCCCGGACGCCGACGGGCGGATCGAGTTCGGCTACGGCCCGCACTCGGCGTACACGCTGCCCGCCGAGGCACTGGCCTCGGTCGGTGAGCACGCCCGGGCCCGCGGCGCACTGCTGCACACCCACGTCGCGGAGTCGCTCGGCGAGGACGCGCACCTGCGCGACGCGCACGGCTCCGTCCCGGCGCTGCTGGAGCAGACCGGGACGCTCGGCGGCCGTGTACTGGCCGCGCACTCGGTGCACCTGTCCGACGCCGACGTGGACGTCTTCACCCGGCACGCGGTCGCCGTCGCGCACTGCCCGGGCTCGAACTCCAAGCTCGCCGCCGGCACCGCCCGTCTGCTGGACCTGCGCCGCGCCGGCGTCCGGGTCGGCCTGGGCACCGACGGCCCGGCGTCCTGCGACGACATGGACATGTGGCAGCAGGCCCGCCTGGCCGGGCTGCTGGCCCGCGTCGGCGCCGACGACGCCGCCGCGCTGACCGCCGCCGACGTCCTGCTGCTGGCCACCGCCGACGCCGCGCACGCGATCGGGCGCGACGACCTGGGCGTGCTGGAGGCGGGCCGCTGGGCCGACGTCGTGCACGTCGACACCGACGACATCGCGTTCGTCGCCCCGGACGACGACGCCCAGCTGGTCTCGAACCTGGTCTGGGCGGGCGGGTCGCGGCTGGTCCGCGACGTGTGGGTGTCCGGGGAGCAGGTCGTGGAGGACGGGGAGCCGACCCGCTCGGACCGCCGCGCCGCCGTCTCCGGCGTCCGCGCCGTGTCGACCCGCCTGCGCGCCGCCCTGGCCGCCGCCTGAGTTTCCAGCGAGCGGCACGCTCGTCGCACAGGTTCCGACGGGAGTGCCGGTCGTCGGAACCGGTCCGGGGTCAGGGGCCGAGGATGCGCTCCAGGTTGGGGTCGGTGAACCGGCGGTCCGGGTCGTACTCGTCGCGCACCCGCTGGAACTCCGCCCATCCCGGGTAGGCGACGGCGAGCTCGTCGGGGCCCCACTCGTGCCGCGACGTCCAGGACGGGCGCCCGGACGCGTCCTCCAGAACCGCGCCGGCCAGGCGCCGCAACGGCTCCTGGGAGGCGCGGGTGCGGATCCGCAGCCAGGCGGTGTCCCGTCCCTGTGCCGGGTGCAGCAGGCCCGTCTCCGCGGCTCCGAGCCGTACCCGGACCGGTCGCTGCAGTTCCATCCCGCGCGCGGTCGCCGCCGCGCCGAGCTCGCGCAGCGCACTGCCCAGCGCCTCGGCCGGGATCGCCCACTCCGCGGTGTCGGGGTCCCACGGCTGCGGGTCCGGCAGCACCTCGTAGGGACGGCCCTCGGTGCCCGGCGTCCACCGCGCCGGCGGCGGCCAGGAGGCCCACGGCGGGTTCGACGCCAGCCGCGACACCGCGCGTCCCCACGCCTCGGCGCGCACCGCGGCCCGGGTCGTCACCGTCCCCGGTGCGGCCGGGACGGGGACGCGGTCCGGATCCACCGGGTCGGCCCAGCGGGCGATCACCTGACCCGACGGCACGGCGACGTCGAGCTCGGTCCAGCCGTGGGCGCGCAGCACGTCCTCGGCGAGCACCGCGTCGAGGCGCCCGGCCTGCTCGTGCACCTGCATGCGCTCGAGCTCCACCGTCCGCAGCTCCACCGCCGTGAGCACGCCGAGGGCACCCAGCCCGCAGCGCACCGCGTCCAGCTCGGGGCCGGAGACCCGGCGGACCACGCCCCGGCCGTCGACCAGCCGGGCGGCGACGACCTGCGCCGAGAGCGACCCCTCGCCCGGCGCCCCGCCGTAGACGCCCATCCCGACCGCGCCCCCGACCGTCAGGCCCGGGGCGTCCGGGACGACGGCGAGGCTGCGGCCGGACGCGGCGAGCTCGGCGAACAGCGCGGCGAGCCGTTCCCCGGCGCGCACCAGCACCCGGTCGGCCGAGACGGCGACGACGCCGGTCAGCGCGGAGCAGTCCAGGAGCAGGTCACTGGTGCGGACGAGCGCTCCCGGGACACGTGCCGAGGCCCCGGTCGGGCGGACCGTCGCCCCCCGCTCGCCGGCCCGCCGCACGGCGGTGACCACACCGGCCTCGTCCAGCGGACGATCGGTCCGGCGGGGACCGTCCGTCGCGTTCGTACTCACCCGACGGAGCTTAGGACTCCGCGACGCCGTCCGTGGCCCGCGCCGCGGCCGGTCGGCGCAGACGTTCGGGTCACTGGGCCGATCGTGCCGGTGATCGTGACCGGGCGTCGGTGAAACGGTCCGCGGGAACCCTTGTGGCCGTCCCGGTGCCCCACTACGGTCACTGTCCGTGGTGATCTTGTCGCCACCGCGTGGCCGGGGTCGACGACGACCCGCCGGCCGCACCGGGACCTCTGCGACCGAACCGCGCTCCCCACGGTTCGAGGCGGACTCCCGGGCGTCCGGCGCGCCCTGTGGGCGTGCCGGGCACGAACGCGCGAAGGCCGGTACCCGTGACGGCTCCTCTTCCGTCCCGGGCACCGGCCCTCGCCTTGCGTGCTGACGGCCCTGCTCCCCAGCCGGCCGTCCGCATCCCACGGGCCGAAGCACCCGTGGAACGTTCTCGTGGTGGGTCGGTACCGACCTGCGGCGGTACGTCCCCGTGCGGTCCGGCGGCCCCCGCCGTCGTCCCGCGTCCTGCTCCGGCCGATCAGGCCGGGGTCGAGAGGCGGTGCCGTCCGGCGCCGCCGAGCAGCTCCGCGATGGCCCGCCGGTCGGCCGCTCGCTCCGCGTCACGTCGACGGCGAGTGGTGGCCTGAGCCGGGACCGGTGCGTGGAGCGGGTCCGAGTGGAAGGCGGCGAGATCGTCCGCGGTGCGGCTCACGGTCGGTCGGTGCACCGACCGCACCGCGCGCCCGGCCCGTCCGGCCCCGGCCCTCTGACGACTGCGCCAGCCGCCCACGGTCAGCGAGTGGAAAATGGGGGTCTCCTCCGCGATCTCCTGGTGCATCTCGTGCTTGCCGGGGAAGGGCCAGGAGTCGGGCCCGGAGGCCGCGAGGGCCGCGCGCCGCCGGCTGACCGCTGCGTACAGATCCTTGTCCTCGTGCTCGTACACCCGCCGTACCTCCTGCATCCCGTTCTCCCGCTTCGAACGTGTGCCTCGTGCGGATCGCCTGTACGTCGTATCTGGCGTACCGCCGTTCGGCCCACTGACTCCAACAACGGGTGACACTCGGCGGTGGAAACGGCTTCGGTTCGACCGTTACAGCGATCCGGCCATGTCCCCTCGTACGGGTGGCGTGACGGTCCGGGACACCCCCTCGGGGCTCGCTGACAGTACTCAGCGTGACCCTGAATGGAGCAGTGAGTAACCAACGCCCGGCCGGCCCGGACCGCCGGAGGTCGCGCGACGGCTCGTCCGGCACCGTTTCGGCACCCTCGACGACGATCTCTCCTGCGGATCTCACACTCCGGCTCCATCGGCGACCCGATCAGGTCACCGGAGCGGCACCCGGGCGTCCATCACACGGGTGTGGTTCGACGAAGCGTGACCGACGGCCGTCCGCACTGCTCCGTGCCGGGCACGGGCTCCGCCGTCCGCACCGCCTCCGCGGGACACGGTCCGGTGAGCCGGGAACGGACTACCGTGCGCCCATGCCCGACGACACCGGCCCGCCTCCCGGCCCCGCACCGTCCGGCCCCGCACCGTCCGGCCCCGCACCGTCCGGCCCCACCCCGTCGCTCGGAGTTCCCGCCCCTCGCCGTCCGGCCGTCCCGACGCCGTTGCGGGTCGCCTCGGAGGTCTGCGCGCGGCTGCTGGTGCTCGCGTTCGGTCTCGCCGTGCTCGTGTTCCTGGTGATCCAGCTACGGGTGGTCGTCATCCCGGTCGCGATCGCCGTCCTGCTCGCGGCGCTGCTCGCCCCGCTCGTGCACTGGCTGACCGCGCACCGCGTCCCGCGCGGCCCGGCCACGGTGATCGTCCTGGTGGGCGGGCTGGCCCTGCTCGGCGCGCTGATGACGTTCGTGGTGAACACCCTGGTCAGTGGCTTCTCCGGGTTGGCCGGCCAGTTGGGCACCGCCGTGGAGTCGATGCAGCGCCTGCTCACCGCATCGCCGTTCAACCTGCAACTGGAGAGCCTGCAGGACCTCCCCGCCCAGCTCGGCCGGACCCTGCAGGCCAACCAGCAGGCCTTCACCTCCGGAGCGCTGAGCACGGCGGCGACGGTGACCGAGGTGCTCGCCGGGTTCGCGCTCGCGCTGTTCAGCCTGATCTTCCTGCTCTACGACGGACGGCGGATCTGGGGCTTCGTGCAGAAGCTCGCACCGGCCGCGCGGCGGGCCCGGGTCGACGTGGCCGGCCGGCGGGCGTTCGCCTCGCTCGTCGGCTACACCCGCGCGACGGTGCTGGTGGCGATCGTCGACGCGACCGGCATCGGGATCGGACTGTGGATCGTCGGGGTGCCGCTGGCGTTCCCGCTGGCCGCACTGGTGTTCCTGGGCGCGTTCGTGCCGACCGTCGGTGCCGTCGTCACCGGTTTCATCGCGGTGCTGATCGCGCTGGTCGCGAACGGCATCGTCCCGGCGCTGATCGTCCTGGCCATCGTGATCGGCGTGCAGCAGCTCGAGGGCCACGTGCTGCAGCCGCTGCTGCTGGGCCGCGCGGTGGCGCTGCACCCCCTGGCCGTGACTCTCGCCGTCGCCGCGGGGGTGGTCGTCGCCGGGATCGCCGGGGCGCTGCTGGCGGTGCCGCTGCTGGCCGTGCTGACGTCGGCGGTGCGGTCGCTGGCCGCGGCACACGAGCCGGACGCGTCCGAGGTGGACGCTCTCGACCCGGCCCAGGGTCATCCGCCGGAGGTCCCGGTACCGGCGGTGGCCCCGGGGTCGTCCACGGAGCCACTCACAGGGTCGGCGGCGGCACCGGCGGCACCGGGCGCCGGGTCCGGCGACAGGGGACAATCGGACGCGTGCGATACCTGATCACGGGCGCGACCGGATACATCGGCGGACGACTGGCCCCGCGCCTGCTCGGACGGGAGCCGGGGCAGACCACCCCGGCCGACACCGACGCCACGGTCCGCTGCCTGGTGCGCAACCCGGACAAGCTGCGCGACGTCCCGTGGGCCGAGCACGCCGAGATCGTGCAGGGCGACCT is a window encoding:
- a CDS encoding amidohydrolase family protein, with product MSTPVPPAVAPTVQRLTAPVALSCAPGFPIVRDAVLDVDTTGRIAFFGRAVDAPPSDATVRPLPGLLMPGMVNTHCHTPMSVLRGMGGDLPLMPWLTGVMWPAEALLTEQDAYAGMLAGCLDLLRTGCTTSVEMYFFTDAIADAVRAAGSRAVLTPGIIAAPGWDRLGTWEQMRDDVSARIDAHGLVPDADGRIEFGYGPHSAYTLPAEALASVGEHARARGALLHTHVAESLGEDAHLRDAHGSVPALLEQTGTLGGRVLAAHSVHLSDADVDVFTRHAVAVAHCPGSNSKLAAGTARLLDLRRAGVRVGLGTDGPASCDDMDMWQQARLAGLLARVGADDAAALTAADVLLLATADAAHAIGRDDLGVLEAGRWADVVHVDTDDIAFVAPDDDAQLVSNLVWAGGSRLVRDVWVSGEQVVEDGEPTRSDRRAAVSGVRAVSTRLRAALAAA
- a CDS encoding AI-2E family transporter translates to MPDDTGPPPGPAPSGPAPSGPAPSGPTPSLGVPAPRRPAVPTPLRVASEVCARLLVLAFGLAVLVFLVIQLRVVVIPVAIAVLLAALLAPLVHWLTAHRVPRGPATVIVLVGGLALLGALMTFVVNTLVSGFSGLAGQLGTAVESMQRLLTASPFNLQLESLQDLPAQLGRTLQANQQAFTSGALSTAATVTEVLAGFALALFSLIFLLYDGRRIWGFVQKLAPAARRARVDVAGRRAFASLVGYTRATVLVAIVDATGIGIGLWIVGVPLAFPLAALVFLGAFVPTVGAVVTGFIAVLIALVANGIVPALIVLAIVIGVQQLEGHVLQPLLLGRAVALHPLAVTLAVAAGVVVAGIAGALLAVPLLAVLTSAVRSLAAAHEPDASEVDALDPAQGHPPEVPVPAVAPGSSTEPLTGSAAAPAAPGAGSGDRGQSDACDT
- a CDS encoding D-arabinono-1,4-lactone oxidase — protein: MSTNATDGPRRTDRPLDEAGVVTAVRRAGERGATVRPTGASARVPGALVRTSDLLLDCSALTGVVAVSADRVLVRAGERLAALFAELAASGRSLAVVPDAPGLTVGGAVGMGVYGGAPGEGSLSAQVVAARLVDGRGVVRRVSGPELDAVRCGLGALGVLTAVELRTVELERMQVHEQAGRLDAVLAEDVLRAHGWTELDVAVPSGQVIARWADPVDPDRVPVPAAPGTVTTRAAVRAEAWGRAVSRLASNPPWASWPPPARWTPGTEGRPYEVLPDPQPWDPDTAEWAIPAEALGSALRELGAAATARGMELQRPVRVRLGAAETGLLHPAQGRDTAWLRIRTRASQEPLRRLAGAVLEDASGRPSWTSRHEWGPDELAVAYPGWAEFQRVRDEYDPDRRFTDPNLERILGP